The following are from one region of the Paenibacillus sp. JZ16 genome:
- a CDS encoding family 43 glycosylhydrolase, producing the protein MEKKRYAPIIAGNYADPSIIRVGEDYYMTHSSYKLTPGLVIWHSRDLLNWSRVGAALPHYEGNVWAPDFVVHNGVYYIYYPAGRTNWVVTASSPAGPWSKPINLGIKGIDPGHTAGPDGKRYLHMSGGDFVELTADGLAVAGEVRHVYNGWRYPDDWVVEAYSLEGPKITVHDGYYYLTAAVGGTAGPPTSHMAVSSRSRTPWGPWEHSPYNPIIHTESRDERWWSKGHASLIDLPDGQWWMVYHAYANGFHSLGRQTLLEPIEWTSDGWFRAAGGRERLIDQYDDRPHDEGETNAGNQGASFRDSFDGPELGLHWQCEGVEPSARFRPGNHELVAEAASEEAKASPLLYMAGHKRYSAEVEIIVEGPAEGRLLLYYNDAAYLGMGVNEHGVRHFRSFKGYGTMQNHTRRAFLRLVNDAHIVSFYYSFDGVEWIRYDKVADVSGFHHNTFGGFQSLRIGLDAVGKGTVIFRDFSYNAISS; encoded by the coding sequence TTGGAAAAGAAACGATATGCGCCGATCATTGCCGGCAATTATGCGGACCCGTCGATCATCCGGGTCGGCGAGGATTATTACATGACGCATTCCTCCTACAAGCTGACGCCCGGGCTCGTCATCTGGCATTCGCGCGATTTGCTCAATTGGAGCCGAGTTGGGGCTGCGCTGCCCCACTACGAGGGAAATGTGTGGGCGCCGGATTTCGTAGTGCATAACGGGGTGTATTATATTTATTATCCGGCTGGGCGGACGAACTGGGTCGTTACCGCGTCGAGCCCGGCGGGACCGTGGAGCAAACCGATCAATCTGGGGATCAAGGGAATTGATCCGGGGCATACGGCAGGACCGGACGGGAAGCGTTATTTGCATATGTCAGGCGGTGATTTTGTAGAGCTTACGGCGGACGGACTCGCGGTCGCGGGTGAAGTCAGACATGTGTATAACGGCTGGCGGTATCCGGACGATTGGGTCGTGGAGGCATACAGCCTGGAGGGACCGAAAATTACCGTTCACGATGGTTATTACTATCTGACGGCAGCCGTCGGAGGGACGGCCGGTCCGCCTACAAGCCATATGGCCGTATCGTCAAGATCCAGAACGCCATGGGGGCCCTGGGAACACTCTCCGTACAACCCGATTATCCATACGGAATCCAGGGATGAACGCTGGTGGTCCAAAGGACACGCCTCGTTGATAGACTTGCCGGATGGCCAGTGGTGGATGGTCTACCATGCTTATGCCAATGGGTTCCATTCACTGGGCAGACAGACCTTGCTTGAACCGATCGAATGGACTTCCGATGGATGGTTTCGTGCTGCGGGAGGCCGTGAGAGACTTATTGACCAGTACGATGATCGGCCGCATGATGAAGGAGAAACCAATGCTGGGAATCAGGGAGCCTCATTCAGGGATTCCTTTGACGGTCCTGAGCTGGGTTTGCACTGGCAGTGCGAAGGCGTGGAGCCTTCTGCACGGTTCCGTCCGGGGAATCATGAATTGGTAGCCGAGGCCGCCTCCGAGGAGGCAAAAGCTTCTCCGCTGCTCTATATGGCGGGCCATAAGCGTTATTCAGCAGAGGTTGAGATCATCGTGGAGGGTCCGGCAGAAGGCCGCCTGCTCCTCTATTATAACGATGCGGCATATCTTGGTATGGGAGTCAACGAGCATGGAGTGCGGCATTTCCGGTCATTCAAGGGCTACGGCACGATGCAGAACCATACTCGCAGGGCTTTTTTGCGGTTGGTTAACGATGCGCATATCGTTTCATTCTATTACAGCTTCGATGGGGTGGAATGGATCCGGTATGACAAAGTGGCGGATGTTTCAGGATTCCATCACAACACGTTTGGCGGGTTTCAGAGCCTCCGCATCGGACTGGATGCCGTCGGCAAAGGCACGGTGATTTTTCGGGATTTTTCATATAACGCCATCAGCAGCTGA
- a CDS encoding cupin domain-containing protein, whose translation MAEIGVWEQAEPGVTRKVFQPGTGLMMMEVHFEEGAEGAWHSHPHEQMSYCLKGAIEFYINGETTLVRQGDTIVIPGGAEHGVKALEPSALLDTFTPLRLDLLGL comes from the coding sequence ATGGCGGAAATCGGCGTTTGGGAACAAGCGGAGCCCGGGGTGACAAGGAAGGTGTTTCAACCCGGAACGGGGCTGATGATGATGGAGGTGCATTTTGAAGAAGGGGCGGAAGGTGCATGGCATAGTCATCCCCATGAGCAGATGAGCTACTGCCTGAAGGGTGCCATCGAATTTTATATCAACGGTGAGACGACCCTGGTGCGGCAGGGTGATACCATCGTCATTCCCGGCGGGGCGGAGCATGGGGTAAAAGCTCTGGAACCTTCCGCTCTTTTGGATACGTTTACGCCGCTGAGACTGGATTTGCTTGGTCTCTGA
- a CDS encoding alpha/beta hydrolase: MNLWEQNIPGQESVEEKFTPYMTPYLLQNETPHGAVLVLPGGGYERRADHEGDPIAMWLNSIGLSAFVVHYRVAPYRHPYPLGDAQRAVRLVRHHAKEWNIDPDRIGILGFSAGGHLAASASTHFDEGNPEAVDAVDRQSSRPNASILCYPVISFKDYYHEGSMSRLLGENPPEELRNALSLELAVKPETPPSFLWHTADDGAVPVENSLMYAKALSEQRIPFELHVFPEGRHGLGLAEEDASVSQWTGLCAGWLQKIGFLSQAVVQGR; the protein is encoded by the coding sequence ATGAATCTTTGGGAACAGAATATTCCAGGACAAGAATCGGTGGAAGAGAAGTTCACACCCTACATGACACCTTATCTATTACAAAATGAAACCCCTCACGGAGCCGTGCTTGTGCTTCCGGGGGGCGGGTACGAGCGGCGCGCGGATCATGAGGGTGATCCGATTGCCATGTGGCTGAATTCAATTGGGCTATCTGCCTTTGTCGTTCATTACCGTGTGGCCCCTTATCGCCATCCCTATCCGCTGGGCGATGCCCAGCGTGCAGTCCGGCTTGTAAGGCATCACGCCAAGGAGTGGAACATCGATCCGGATCGTATCGGAATCCTTGGGTTCTCGGCAGGCGGACATCTCGCGGCGAGCGCCAGCACTCATTTCGACGAAGGAAACCCGGAGGCCGTGGATGCTGTGGACCGGCAGAGCTCCCGCCCGAACGCTTCCATCCTGTGTTACCCGGTCATTTCTTTTAAGGATTATTACCATGAGGGCTCCATGTCTAGGCTGTTGGGAGAGAACCCGCCGGAAGAGTTGAGAAATGCGTTGTCGCTTGAGCTTGCGGTGAAACCGGAGACCCCTCCTTCCTTTCTATGGCATACCGCTGACGACGGCGCGGTTCCCGTTGAGAACAGCCTCATGTATGCCAAAGCGCTAAGCGAGCAGCGCATCCCGTTTGAGCTTCATGTTTTTCCGGAGGGCCGGCATGGTCTTGGTCTTGCGGAAGAAGATGCCAGTGTTTCGCAATGGACGGGCCTGTGCGCGGGCTGGCTGCAGAAGATCGGATTCCTGTCGCAAGCGGTCGTGCAGGGAAGGTAG
- a CDS encoding ABC transporter permease, with amino-acid sequence MAERRAPSVQDKLADIGRRLQSYSENFKKTFSKRTNTPGQSATGELVKSTTPSAFGVLVRKEIADHIRSWRFILLLGIIALTCVASLYTAMNSIREALGSENGVDDFVILKLFTLSDGTLPTFIGFVGFLGPLLGIGMGFDAINSERNKGTLSRIMAQPIHRDDLLNAKFAASLIVISIMFITLGLLTMALGTLIIGIPPTFEEFLRTISFLVVTIFYVGFWLNLSIMFSVRFRQPATSALSSIAVWLFFSFFFDMILQLLARGLAPDSASATAHDVMSYQNLMLWLGRLSPYTLFNEATSTLLMPSIRNLGPLTQEQVYGAIASPLPFGQSLLLVWPQITGLTAATLICFAISYVLFLRQEIRGRS; translated from the coding sequence ATGGCAGAGCGAAGAGCGCCGAGCGTACAGGATAAGCTGGCTGACATTGGCCGCCGGCTGCAGTCCTACTCTGAAAACTTCAAAAAAACATTTTCCAAGCGAACCAACACGCCCGGTCAATCAGCGACAGGAGAATTAGTCAAATCGACCACGCCTTCTGCTTTCGGCGTGCTGGTCCGCAAAGAGATCGCGGACCATATCCGGAGCTGGCGCTTCATATTACTGCTGGGCATCATTGCCTTAACCTGCGTGGCTTCGCTTTATACGGCTATGAACAGCATCCGGGAAGCTCTCGGCTCGGAGAACGGGGTCGATGATTTTGTCATCCTGAAGCTGTTCACCCTCTCGGACGGAACCCTTCCGACCTTCATCGGATTTGTCGGTTTCTTAGGTCCATTGCTCGGAATCGGCATGGGCTTTGATGCCATCAACAGTGAACGGAACAAAGGGACGCTTAGCCGAATCATGGCCCAGCCGATTCACCGCGACGACCTGCTCAATGCGAAGTTCGCCGCTTCCCTGATCGTGATTAGCATCATGTTTATCACGCTCGGGCTGCTGACCATGGCGCTGGGCACCCTGATTATCGGCATACCGCCAACCTTCGAGGAATTTTTGAGAACCATCAGCTTTCTGGTCGTGACCATTTTTTACGTTGGCTTCTGGCTGAATCTGTCCATTATGTTCTCCGTAAGATTCCGCCAGCCGGCGACTTCCGCCCTGTCAAGCATTGCGGTCTGGCTGTTCTTCAGCTTCTTTTTTGATATGATCCTGCAATTGCTGGCACGGGGATTGGCTCCGGACTCTGCCTCAGCCACGGCCCATGATGTCATGAGCTATCAGAATCTGATGCTCTGGCTTGGCCGGCTGTCGCCATATACCCTGTTTAATGAGGCAACGAGCACTCTGCTGATGCCGTCCATCCGCAATCTCGGACCACTCACGCAGGAGCAGGTGTACGGTGCCATCGCTAGTCCGCTGCCGTTTGGTCAAAGCCTGCTGCTCGTCTGGCCGCAAATTACCGGACTGACCGCAGCCACGCTGATCTGCTTCGCCATCTCTTACGTCCTGTTCCTCCGACAGGAGATTAGAGGCCGGTCCTGA
- a CDS encoding ABC transporter ATP-binding protein: protein MDTVIDIHELTKSYNETKAVDRLSLQIKRGEIFGLLGPNGAGKSTTILMLLGLSEPDSGTINVLGINPTREPIPVKRRVGYLPDDVGFHEDRTGLENLMLTARLNRIPDSQARERALELLEQVGLTQAAHKKTGAYSRGMRQRLGLADVLMKSPEIIILDEPTLGIDPTGMEELLRLIRKLSREQGLTVLLSSHQLHQVQQICDRVGLFVRGRLLAEGDVEGLSRTLFADDPIMITVELDELRPELRDEISAIEGVHLIEVPAVESDPAEHADTRIRDLPAKILIRADKDCSPEIARTVVNAGVQLFSLNRQQYGLDEIYHRYFAGGDEHGRAKSAERTG from the coding sequence ATGGATACGGTCATTGACATTCACGAATTAACGAAGAGCTACAACGAAACGAAGGCGGTAGACCGTTTATCCCTCCAAATTAAACGCGGCGAGATCTTCGGTCTGCTCGGCCCGAACGGTGCGGGCAAGTCCACCACGATCCTGATGCTGCTCGGACTCAGCGAACCGGATTCAGGAACGATTAACGTGCTCGGCATCAATCCGACAAGAGAACCGATCCCGGTCAAGCGGCGGGTCGGATACCTGCCTGATGACGTCGGCTTTCACGAGGACCGAACTGGATTGGAGAACCTGATGCTAACGGCCCGGCTGAATCGAATCCCCGATTCCCAAGCCCGGGAAAGGGCACTGGAGCTGTTGGAGCAAGTCGGGCTCACGCAGGCAGCCCATAAGAAGACAGGAGCCTATTCCCGCGGGATGCGGCAGCGGCTCGGACTCGCGGACGTCTTGATGAAATCCCCGGAGATTATCATCCTCGATGAACCGACCTTGGGCATCGATCCAACAGGAATGGAGGAGCTGCTGCGTTTGATCCGGAAGCTAAGCCGTGAGCAGGGCCTTACCGTACTGCTATCGTCCCACCAACTGCACCAGGTTCAGCAGATTTGCGACCGCGTCGGCCTGTTCGTGCGGGGACGGCTTCTCGCCGAAGGGGATGTCGAGGGGCTGTCCCGGACCCTGTTCGCCGATGATCCGATTATGATCACGGTGGAGCTGGATGAGCTGCGGCCCGAATTGCGTGATGAGATCAGCGCTATCGAAGGGGTTCACCTGATCGAGGTTCCGGCTGTCGAAAGCGATCCGGCTGAACATGCGGACACCCGGATCAGAGACCTTCCAGCTAAGATTCTGATCCGGGCCGATAAGGATTGCAGCCCTGAAATTGCCCGAACGGTTGTGAATGCAGGTGTCCAGCTATTCTCGCTGAACCGCCAGCAGTACGGTTTGGATGAAATCTACCACCGTTATTTTGCAGGAGGTGATGAGCATGGCAGAGCGAAGAGCGCCGAGCGTACAGGATAA
- a CDS encoding COG1470 family protein gives MKLLRKRAKQLNLLLLFILGTYLLSGGNTAFAAGEITLYTPYTSISVPPGEVINYPLEVKNNTSGVITVPLQINSLPSGWSTKLNGGGWQLKEVSVKPGESESVSLEVTVPLKVDKGSYRFQVTAGSMASLPLTVDITEKGTYQTELTTDQANLEGHADSTFTYTVNLQNRTANKQNYALQADAQAGWDVTFTSGGKQVSSVEIEAGASQSITVDIKPPAEVTEGSFSIPIRASNSSTSSELALEAVITGSYGLELTTPSGLLSTNVNAGGSKTIELLVKNTGTASLSDINLSSDTPVDWEVSFNPKTIENLPAGKSTTVEAKLTSSDKAIAGDYVTSLKAAAAEASSDAQFRVAVKGSMLWGWIGVLVIVAILGGIYVLIRKYGRR, from the coding sequence ATGAAATTGCTTAGAAAGAGAGCCAAGCAGCTGAACCTGCTGCTCTTGTTCATCCTGGGTACTTACTTGTTAAGTGGAGGAAATACCGCGTTCGCCGCCGGGGAAATCACCTTGTACACGCCTTACACCTCGATTTCCGTTCCACCGGGGGAAGTCATCAATTATCCCCTTGAAGTCAAAAACAATACGAGCGGCGTCATTACGGTCCCGCTCCAAATCAACAGCCTGCCGAGCGGCTGGAGCACCAAGCTTAACGGCGGAGGCTGGCAGCTGAAAGAAGTGTCCGTGAAGCCGGGCGAATCGGAATCGGTGTCCTTGGAGGTTACCGTACCGCTTAAAGTAGATAAAGGCTCCTATCGGTTTCAAGTAACGGCGGGATCCATGGCCAGTCTGCCTTTAACCGTGGATATCACGGAAAAAGGAACCTATCAAACAGAGCTCACAACCGATCAAGCCAATCTGGAGGGGCATGCCGATTCCACGTTTACCTACACGGTGAATCTGCAAAACCGAACCGCCAATAAACAAAACTATGCCCTTCAGGCCGATGCTCAGGCCGGTTGGGACGTTACATTCACCTCAGGCGGCAAGCAGGTATCCTCCGTCGAAATCGAAGCGGGTGCAAGCCAATCTATCACCGTCGATATCAAACCGCCTGCCGAAGTGACGGAAGGCTCCTTCTCCATTCCGATCCGTGCCTCCAATTCATCGACATCCTCCGAGCTTGCGCTGGAGGCCGTCATTACGGGATCTTATGGGCTGGAGCTTACAACACCAAGCGGTTTGCTCAGTACAAACGTCAATGCGGGCGGCAGCAAAACCATTGAGCTGCTGGTCAAGAATACGGGGACCGCATCTCTCTCGGATATTAATCTTAGCTCCGATACGCCGGTGGACTGGGAAGTAAGCTTCAACCCGAAAACGATCGAAAATCTGCCCGCAGGCAAATCCACAACGGTTGAGGCCAAACTGACTTCAAGCGACAAAGCCATTGCGGGTGATTATGTCACCAGCCTGAAGGCCGCCGCGGCTGAAGCAAGTTCCGACGCCCAATTCCGCGTTGCCGTCAAAGGCTCCATGCTGTGGGGCTGGATCGGCGTGCTTGTCATTGTTGCTATTCTGGGAGGCATCTATGTTCTCATTCGTAAATACGGAAGGAGATAA
- a CDS encoding RNA polymerase sigma factor encodes MNDHSAMWLEEIAEGSATAFRRFYDTHARLVYRLALQMTKDPAEAEELCQDIFMEVLHKADQYDPARGSVEAWLAVRTRCRAMDRLRKRQRMAEAEWMEEALPETVWSEGQESVELAALRRVELEQVKEALQGIPPLQRMAVYGSYVEQRSHREMAELLNRPVGTVKSLIRYGIHNVRRRLDAMSGKEGGSSQHETFKARP; translated from the coding sequence ATGAACGATCATTCTGCGATGTGGCTGGAGGAGATTGCAGAAGGTTCGGCCACAGCGTTCCGGCGCTTCTATGATACCCATGCCCGCCTGGTTTACCGGCTGGCTTTGCAGATGACCAAGGATCCGGCCGAGGCGGAGGAACTATGCCAGGATATCTTCATGGAAGTGCTGCATAAGGCGGATCAGTATGATCCCGCACGTGGCAGCGTTGAGGCTTGGCTGGCCGTGAGAACACGGTGCAGGGCGATGGATCGGCTGCGCAAACGGCAGCGTATGGCTGAAGCCGAATGGATGGAAGAGGCTCTGCCGGAAACGGTATGGAGCGAAGGTCAGGAATCGGTAGAGTTGGCCGCCTTGCGCCGGGTGGAGCTGGAGCAGGTAAAGGAGGCGCTTCAGGGGATTCCGCCCCTTCAGAGGATGGCGGTTTACGGGAGTTATGTCGAGCAGCGCTCCCACCGGGAAATGGCGGAATTGTTAAACCGGCCTGTCGGAACCGTCAAATCTTTAATCCGGTACGGCATCCACAATGTCAGGCGGCGGCTGGATGCGATGAGCGGGAAGGAAGGGGGGAGCTCGCAGCATGAAACATTCAAGGCAAGACCATGA
- a CDS encoding anti-sigma factor: MKHSRQDHEFLAQDNVDCSLYPEEKLVDYVMKRLPYAESMNIERHLKECEICSGTAAEWAKLMGAVDLVMPSYPVDEHESQLDRGCDHGEPLVRSTQPAGAGMAFGESTNKNKFSDDPMPQSRVRSRLMRAAYIRSIQGRLRIKKHVVLQALSGALLILLIAGLFIMKGNEGQTHAAFEHAVSQRIADMQSEDTERYVIQPIEPFYGSGSVWLKRGSGEMLIVVNGLHSLEEKDYQVWLQDEDRLSSAGFMLVQGPQGKSYYYGYGAEKAKRIVVSMEPKGGSRRPTGPEAVLVNMGP, translated from the coding sequence ATGAAACATTCAAGGCAAGACCATGAGTTTCTCGCTCAAGACAACGTTGACTGCTCGTTATACCCCGAGGAAAAGCTTGTTGATTACGTTATGAAGCGATTGCCGTACGCGGAGAGCATGAATATCGAGCGACATCTTAAAGAATGTGAGATATGTTCCGGCACAGCGGCGGAATGGGCGAAGCTAATGGGGGCTGTAGATCTCGTCATGCCTTCTTATCCTGTCGATGAACATGAGTCACAGCTGGATCGAGGCTGTGATCATGGAGAACCACTCGTCAGATCGACACAGCCGGCAGGCGCGGGAATGGCCTTTGGTGAGTCAACGAATAAGAATAAATTCTCTGATGATCCTATGCCTCAAAGCCGGGTGCGCAGCAGGCTCATGCGTGCGGCTTATATACGGTCAATCCAAGGCCGACTCCGAATCAAAAAGCACGTTGTCCTGCAGGCGTTGTCGGGAGCGCTGCTCATTCTGTTGATTGCGGGTTTATTCATCATGAAGGGAAACGAGGGGCAGACTCATGCGGCCTTCGAACATGCGGTGAGCCAGCGCATTGCCGATATGCAAAGCGAGGATACCGAGCGGTATGTCATACAGCCGATTGAACCTTTCTACGGCAGCGGCTCAGTATGGTTGAAACGCGGCTCGGGAGAAATGCTGATCGTTGTCAATGGCCTGCATTCCTTGGAGGAGAAAGACTATCAGGTGTGGCTTCAGGATGAGGATCGGCTGTCGAGCGCGGGTTTTATGCTAGTACAGGGCCCGCAGGGAAAGAGCTATTATTACGGTTACGGAGCAGAGAAAGCGAAGCGGATTGTCGTCAGCATGGAGCCCAAAGGGGGAAGCCGGAGACCGACAGGGCCCGAAGCCGTCCTGGTGAATATGGGGCCTTGA
- a CDS encoding dienelactone hydrolase family protein, which yields MWRADALLESMYNEAMGRTKDRQVSMSAEERKGHLKQTLRQLIGEFEANEGHKPVLLEQERCDGYIRERVELSAIPGVSFAAYVLIPEGDQMKPMPAAVAVHGHGYGSREIVGLRQDGSSDPDTSGIHRHFAVQLVRRGMVVIAPDVAGFGERRLDADLARNPDAPNSCHRLSTGLMMHGKTLAGLRVAETLKALEYVAERPEVQADQIGIMGFSGGGLISFLSAALDERIRAAVLAGYPNTFKDSIMAMQHCVCNYIPGILNHAELPEWLGLICPRPLFLESGTHDRIFPAAGFEAAAHELREIYRRTGAEERLRTDLFPGAHEISGRYSYDWLFERLSSPDL from the coding sequence ATGTGGCGCGCGGATGCTTTGCTGGAATCCATGTATAACGAAGCAATGGGACGAACGAAAGACAGGCAGGTTTCCATGAGTGCTGAAGAGCGCAAGGGGCATTTGAAGCAGACGCTTCGGCAATTGATCGGCGAATTCGAAGCCAATGAAGGGCACAAACCTGTACTGCTTGAGCAGGAGCGGTGTGACGGATATATTCGGGAGAGGGTAGAGCTATCCGCCATACCGGGCGTGTCCTTTGCGGCATATGTATTAATTCCGGAAGGGGATCAGATGAAGCCGATGCCGGCAGCCGTCGCCGTTCATGGTCATGGCTATGGAAGCAGGGAAATTGTCGGGCTGAGGCAGGACGGATCAAGCGATCCCGATACATCTGGTATACATCGGCATTTTGCTGTCCAGTTGGTACGACGAGGCATGGTGGTGATCGCTCCGGATGTTGCCGGTTTCGGTGAGCGGCGCCTTGATGCGGATCTCGCGCGGAATCCGGATGCCCCGAACTCCTGCCACCGGCTGTCCACCGGGCTCATGATGCATGGCAAGACACTCGCCGGTCTCCGCGTAGCCGAGACGCTAAAGGCATTGGAGTATGTGGCCGAGCGTCCTGAGGTTCAGGCTGACCAAATCGGCATCATGGGTTTTTCGGGAGGCGGGCTAATCTCGTTTTTGAGCGCGGCGCTGGATGAACGAATACGGGCTGCCGTGCTTGCCGGGTACCCTAATACTTTTAAGGACAGCATTATGGCGATGCAGCACTGTGTATGCAATTACATCCCCGGCATCCTGAACCACGCCGAGCTTCCGGAATGGTTGGGACTGATCTGTCCCAGGCCATTGTTTCTGGAGTCTGGAACCCATGATCGGATATTTCCTGCTGCCGGCTTTGAAGCAGCAGCTCATGAGCTCAGGGAAATATATCGGCGCACCGGTGCGGAGGAGAGGCTGCGAACCGATCTGTTCCCCGGAGCACACGAAATTAGCGGCCGGTATTCGTACGACTGGTTGTTTGAACGGCTAAGCAGCCCGGACTTGTGA